The genomic region ACTTTTGAGCAGAGAAATctgcctttttcatttttattttttattttttaaggattcaaaatttgaaaaacaaagaTGTTAGTAGCATCAAGTCTTGTAAAGAGAGGAATGGAGATGTCAAGGTGGGGGCAAACTTTCGGCCGAATCGCGTGATTACAATGACATTTCTTGTTGTTTAGGTAAAAGCTCCCAACTCGCTCTGCCTATCAACTTTGGCACTTTCTTTTGAAACTAGACCTCCTCCAAAAGGCAATGTTAAATGGCTCCTTTTGAAACTCTACCACCATGTTTTCCTTCTTCCTTTCGGCTTGGGAGGCGGCCTTAATAATAAACAGAAACTCGATCAAAGCttaacaacaaattacaagaGCATGGTCTCTCTATTTTGCTCAATTTGAGACCATATCGATCCTAGTTATAAAGATGGTacattctttttcaacttttcGGTAAGTGCTATCTGTCAGCTTCACATTGTAGCCTTTAAACTGATAAACTGTTTGCTAAAACACCCTGTTCGGTCCAGGGTAAAACAAGGTTATCAACGAAATTTGAGTGCAATGATAATGGGAGCAGGGGGAAGAACTGATGGGAGGAGATGGGGAATCATAGATATTGCTTTGGCAACATCTGGTGGGAAAGCTTTAGTTTTATCATGCGTGTTTGCTACCTTTTGATTGACAAAAAGACAACAAAAGGCGAATTTTCTCCAACAACTGTAATCAGGCAAGGAAAAGGGGGAAAGTTTCTGCATAACTTTCAACTGTTTGAATTGGGAAAAAGGAATTAGCTGTACAGCATATGGAGATTATTAGCGCGTAAACACGTCTTAACAATGGCTGGAACCTTTAATCATGCTCACTTCTATCATTGCTGATGTACAATACACTCTGTATCTTGTACCAGAACTGGAGATACAACCTAAGAAGGATAACAAGTACTAAAAGaaatgtaaagaaaaaaaaagcaaaaggagTTTTAGCCCCTCAGACAATGAGAATTGGGAGCACATGAAAGAATGCTAGTTTAAAAGTGAGCTCAGAGGGGTCATGGAGGATGGGCAAAAACCAGATTACCCCACAAGGTCCCCCACTTTGAACTAACCAACATCCTAAACATCAATCTGTAGAGTTTGTCAGTTTGCCTTAACTCAAGATGCCATTGCCTAACAAAATGCTGCAGTTTGGTCATGGCTATCTTACCAAAACAAGACTTACCCTCCCCCAAAAAGATTCCCCCTTtacccccccaaaaaaaaaagtttttttttctcctgaAAACAGTTTAAATTAATACACAGGTAACCATCTTGAGAAATTAATTGGTAGaggaaaagaataaattaaaataaaaacgaAACTCTTCTAACAGGAATCTAATGCACACTGTCTTTCTTGTCTAGTGGTCTGAATGCTGTAGGAGAAGAAGCCAATGGCAGTACCTGAGAAGAACTTGAAGGGTACTGTGGCAAATATTGGAGAGGTTCTCTGTTCTTACCAACAATGAATTTAAGGAAAGACCCCTCTGTCTCTTCTGTTACACTTGCTGTACTGTTAACAGCTTTGACTCCAGAATCTTGAAGAGAACCGCCATTTCTCTGTACCCTTTTCTCAGCTTCTAGCATCAATCTTCTTAACAGTTTCTCTTCCGCATCCCTTAAGAACTTGAATTTTGGAGGAGGTGAAGATCGTAGCTTATTTAGCTCTGCATCTGTCGATGATTCAAAGAGAGGATTGAATCCTTGGCGGTGATAAGAATCTAAGGGGTTCAAAGGAGGTGACTTCAAGGGCGGAGAAGCCAAAGGACTAATAAAAGGAGTGTCAACAGTTAGTATAAGGTCACTCAAGCTCCTTGTTCTCGATCCTTTTCTGCTCCTATCGCATCTCGACCTGCCATCTTCTGACTCCAAATCTTCCTTTGTTTCCT from Theobroma cacao cultivar B97-61/B2 chromosome 9, Criollo_cocoa_genome_V2, whole genome shotgun sequence harbors:
- the LOC18590715 gene encoding uncharacterized protein LOC18590715 — encoded protein: MTSFSGLGIGLSLVFGCLLLALVAELYYLLWWKKRIASSEVEDDYSNYAKELIHLFCWKKSAALHATTTTTNNQDLVKDQDTNGVELDPELGSGKDLLLKGFGEEGVESELMRLHNLAGPPRFLFTIKEETKEDLESEDGRSRCDRSRKGSRTRSLSDLILTVDTPFISPLASPPLKSPPLNPLDSYHRQGFNPLFESSTDAELNKLRSSPPPKFKFLRDAEEKLLRRLMLEAEKRVQRNGGSLQDSGVKAVNSTASVTEETEGSFLKFIVGKNREPLQYLPQYPSSSSQVLPLASSPTAFRPLDKKDSVH